A single genomic interval of Bacillota bacterium harbors:
- a CDS encoding YIEGIA family protein: MPFAWSIVLGLAAGTLARLSMLRIDYRQYPTYPHGVLTHLALGFIAALIGSVLVPALVFKEFTAVTFLALAAQEFRQVRNMERETLTKLEDAELVPRGFDYIEGIAKTFEARNYLTMATALAVSGVAFALGWKVALGVAVLLLIASQFLMKGKVVGDLAEVVPARLHFQGSLLMVDDIFMMNVGQPDARDKILAEGLAVLIKPKNDNGRATLHHVGQRQAILHTAAALLGTKREIGELEFTPLARKNIDTGAVGVFILPIEKDFDCLREIINRVPVLESASRKPLSSRAGRIAAD, encoded by the coding sequence ATGCCTTTTGCGTGGAGTATTGTATTGGGCCTGGCTGCAGGAACACTGGCCAGGCTTTCTATGCTTCGGATAGACTACAGGCAGTACCCTACATATCCCCACGGCGTTTTGACTCATCTGGCTTTAGGTTTTATCGCGGCTTTAATTGGTTCCGTTCTTGTGCCTGCCCTGGTGTTCAAGGAATTTACTGCAGTGACCTTTTTGGCTCTCGCGGCGCAGGAATTCCGGCAGGTGCGGAACATGGAACGGGAAACTCTCACAAAATTAGAAGACGCAGAACTCGTACCGCGTGGTTTTGATTATATCGAGGGAATTGCAAAAACCTTTGAAGCCAGGAATTACCTGACAATGGCCACAGCTCTGGCCGTTAGTGGGGTTGCTTTTGCGCTTGGTTGGAAGGTTGCCTTAGGAGTCGCCGTTTTGTTATTAATTGCTTCCCAATTTTTAATGAAAGGTAAGGTCGTGGGCGATCTCGCGGAGGTGGTCCCAGCGCGTCTTCATTTTCAAGGATCTCTCCTCATGGTAGATGACATTTTCATGATGAATGTGGGTCAGCCTGATGCAAGAGATAAAATACTGGCAGAGGGGCTTGCTGTTTTAATTAAACCAAAAAACGATAACGGCAGGGCAACCCTTCACCATGTCGGACAGCGGCAGGCAATTCTTCATACTGCCGCCGCCTTGCTGGGAACAAAGCGGGAGATCGGGGAGTTGGAGTTTACCCCGCTGGCGCGGAAAAATATTGATACCGGTGCCGTCGGAGTGTTTATTTTGCCTATTGAAAAAGATTTCGACTGTCTCCGGGAAATCATCAACCGGGTTCCCGTTTTAGAAAGTGCATCCCGAAAACCCTTATCATCCCGGGCAGGAAGAATCGCAGCCGATTAA
- a CDS encoding DUF3189 family protein, whose translation MIKVIYHCYGGSHSSVTTAGIHLGLLPWDRIPNASEILQVPHFDGNEPIAHGHFRLIGYDYAGNEVYVLGKRTLGRNVTCLLQKVAQIIGCSHALYPVDTTAPVNLLMIFGGFLSRGLKLAPLGRPLVILGTQLAYFRFVQLADQVEENLRKRNKEQLSSLEQIPTPRVVFYICPQDFRLALLTAGFHLYSEAPDDFVLEWALEQKQFSGEIGTISYLGSHEGHDLYLVGAAGEPQIVARTLRELRNLLRVSRADWYVVESHLTPSLFYRGVALFFKLLGWRKAIRFFEKRVFRKLIHACRHEGYRVKASLKDGVLDET comes from the coding sequence ATGATCAAAGTTATTTATCACTGTTATGGCGGTTCTCACTCTTCCGTAACAACTGCGGGCATCCACCTGGGCCTTCTTCCGTGGGACCGCATCCCTAACGCTTCGGAGATTCTCCAGGTACCTCACTTCGACGGGAACGAGCCGATTGCCCACGGGCATTTCCGTTTAATCGGGTATGATTATGCGGGGAATGAAGTATATGTCCTGGGGAAACGCACCCTGGGGCGGAATGTCACTTGTCTGTTACAAAAGGTAGCACAAATTATTGGATGTTCCCATGCTCTTTATCCTGTTGATACTACAGCGCCCGTTAATCTTTTGATGATCTTCGGGGGGTTTTTGTCGAGGGGTTTAAAATTGGCCCCGCTGGGGAGACCGCTTGTCATCCTGGGAACCCAATTAGCATACTTTCGTTTTGTACAGCTCGCAGATCAGGTCGAGGAGAACCTGAGGAAAAGAAACAAGGAACAACTGAGCTCCCTGGAGCAGATTCCAACCCCGCGTGTGGTTTTTTATATCTGCCCTCAAGACTTCAGACTCGCCCTGCTTACCGCCGGTTTTCATTTATATTCGGAGGCGCCTGATGATTTTGTTCTTGAGTGGGCATTAGAACAAAAACAGTTTTCAGGTGAGATTGGAACTATATCATATCTGGGTTCTCACGAAGGGCATGATCTTTACCTTGTTGGCGCGGCAGGAGAGCCTCAAATTGTCGCCAGGACCCTGCGGGAACTGCGAAATCTTTTGAGAGTTTCCCGTGCTGATTGGTATGTGGTGGAATCGCACCTCACACCATCTCTGTTTTACAGGGGGGTTGCCCTCTTCTTTAAGCTATTAGGCTGGAGGAAGGCAATCCGTTTTTTTGAAAAGAGGGTTTTTCGTAAATTGATACATGCCTGCAGGCACGAGGGATACCGGGTTAAAGCCTCCTTAAAGGATGGGGTTCTTGACGAAACGTGA
- a CDS encoding DUF512 domain-containing protein, whose translation MDYRKRSGVTIAGVKPGTISDALKIAAGDRLLTVNCVVPRDLLEYRYLISGEKVKLRVRRRSGKTEQFVIAKDYDADLGLTFRTDCFDGIRRCRNKCIFCFMDQLPPGLRPSLYEKDDDYRLSFLHGSFITLTNLAPPDIHRILTFHLSPLYLSVHSTDPVLRGKILGRKEPAPILNQLATLAGGGITMHIQIVLCPGINDGEHLARTIRDLEKFWPHVNSIGIVPVGLTKFRERLPFLRAFTKPECAKLIKQIMRIQKFFRREFGSTFVYLADEFYLRANLPFPPSIFYDGFPQLENGIGLTRLFYDEFHRCLPLAPRSLHRPRRFFIATGTAGARVLRPLVARLNRIKNLDLELIPIPNTFFGSRINVTGLLTGKDLLWGLKGLAGADVLLPRVLLRRGSSLFLDGSTLAEVGFKLGCNLHVIEPTPRALLEAIL comes from the coding sequence ATGGACTACCGGAAGAGATCAGGAGTAACAATTGCAGGGGTAAAACCAGGTACGATCTCGGACGCTCTTAAGATCGCGGCAGGAGATCGCTTGCTTACGGTAAACTGCGTGGTCCCACGCGACTTACTGGAATACAGGTACTTGATCAGCGGAGAAAAGGTGAAACTCAGGGTCCGCCGGCGAAGTGGAAAAACTGAACAATTTGTGATTGCCAAGGACTATGACGCTGACCTGGGGTTGACTTTTAGAACCGATTGTTTTGACGGAATCCGCCGTTGCAGGAATAAGTGCATTTTTTGTTTCATGGATCAACTTCCCCCGGGGCTCCGGCCTTCTCTTTATGAAAAAGATGACGATTACCGGCTTTCTTTTTTGCACGGAAGCTTTATTACCTTGACCAATCTTGCTCCCCCGGACATCCACCGCATTCTTACTTTCCACTTAAGCCCCCTCTACCTTTCAGTGCACAGCACTGATCCTGTGCTCAGGGGAAAAATTTTAGGGCGAAAAGAACCTGCCCCGATTTTGAACCAACTGGCTACCCTTGCCGGAGGTGGAATTACCATGCACATTCAAATTGTCCTGTGTCCGGGTATCAATGACGGAGAACATCTCGCGCGAACAATCCGGGATCTAGAAAAATTCTGGCCCCACGTTAACTCAATCGGAATCGTACCTGTTGGCTTAACTAAGTTCCGGGAGAGGCTTCCCTTTTTGCGAGCCTTTACGAAACCGGAGTGCGCAAAATTGATTAAGCAGATTATGAGAATTCAGAAATTTTTCAGACGGGAGTTCGGGTCCACTTTTGTTTACCTGGCAGATGAGTTTTACCTCCGGGCAAACCTCCCCTTTCCCCCGAGTATTTTCTATGACGGGTTTCCTCAGCTGGAAAATGGAATCGGACTCACCCGGCTTTTTTATGACGAATTTCACCGCTGCCTGCCCCTCGCGCCCAGGAGCCTGCACCGGCCGCGCCGTTTTTTTATCGCGACCGGGACTGCAGGGGCAAGAGTATTGCGTCCTCTAGTTGCACGGCTGAATCGCATTAAAAATTTGGATTTAGAACTCATACCCATTCCCAATACTTTTTTTGGCTCCCGGATTAATGTAACGGGGTTACTGACCGGGAAGGATCTTTTATGGGGATTAAAAGGGCTCGCAGGGGCGGATGTCCTGTTGCCCCGGGTTTTGTTGCGACGTGGTAGCTCTCTTTTCTTAGATGGCAGTACTCTTGCAGAGGTAGGTTTTAAACTGGGTTGTAATCTTCATGTTATTGAACCCACCCCGCGCGCCCTTTTAGAAGCAATTTTGTAG
- the der gene encoding ribosome biogenesis GTPase Der, protein MKKPVVAIIGRPNVGKSTLFNRLTGGRAAIVADRPGVTRDRLYRDVEWDQHTFTLVDTGGLFLEDPEFGAQVHSQVQKAIEEADLIIFLVDARVGPTPEEEEIARVLQKGRKKTVLAVNKVDNFKNSQVIYDFLGLGLGEPVPVSALHGLNIDELLDQIVALLPQEAFEELEGEGVRVAVVGRPNVGKSSLVNTLLREERVIVSEIPGTTRDAIDTFLRKEDKTYVIVDTSGIRRRSRVTPGVERFSVIRSLKVIDRVDVVLFVIDATQGVVEQDKKIGGYIEETGKGVIIIINKWDLINGNKMKQYDLLIRSELDFLFYAPILYVSALTGRGVNRILELVDYVAEQRGKRIGTGNLNSWLNESIYLNPPPSPKGQELKFYYVVQAGTKPPVFVFFVNDPALVHFSYKRYLENQLRKTYGYEGIPIRLVFRARRKR, encoded by the coding sequence GTGAAAAAACCAGTAGTAGCCATTATTGGTCGCCCTAATGTAGGAAAATCGACCTTATTTAATCGCCTGACCGGGGGTCGCGCCGCAATCGTTGCGGACCGCCCCGGAGTAACGCGGGATCGTCTCTACCGGGATGTAGAGTGGGACCAGCATACCTTTACACTCGTAGATACAGGGGGACTCTTTTTAGAGGATCCCGAATTTGGTGCTCAAGTACATTCGCAGGTTCAAAAGGCAATCGAAGAAGCTGATTTAATTATTTTTTTAGTTGACGCCCGGGTCGGCCCCACTCCTGAGGAGGAAGAGATTGCGCGGGTACTCCAGAAAGGGAGAAAAAAGACGGTTCTTGCAGTGAACAAGGTGGATAACTTTAAAAACTCCCAGGTTATCTATGATTTTTTGGGCCTGGGATTGGGTGAGCCTGTTCCTGTTTCAGCCCTGCACGGCCTTAATATAGATGAACTTCTGGACCAGATTGTTGCTCTCCTTCCTCAAGAGGCTTTTGAAGAGCTGGAAGGGGAAGGTGTTCGCGTTGCCGTTGTGGGAAGACCTAATGTAGGTAAATCTTCCTTAGTAAATACCCTTTTAAGAGAGGAGCGGGTTATTGTCAGTGAAATACCCGGAACGACCCGGGACGCCATCGATACTTTTTTAAGAAAAGAAGATAAAACATATGTAATTGTCGATACATCGGGGATCCGCAGGCGGAGCCGCGTTACTCCGGGCGTAGAACGTTTTAGCGTGATCCGTTCCCTGAAGGTGATTGACCGTGTAGATGTGGTGCTTTTTGTTATAGATGCGACCCAGGGTGTGGTTGAACAGGATAAAAAGATCGGTGGGTATATTGAAGAAACCGGTAAAGGAGTTATAATCATAATCAATAAATGGGATTTAATTAACGGGAACAAGATGAAACAATACGATCTTTTGATCCGGTCTGAACTTGACTTTCTTTTTTACGCTCCTATTCTTTACGTTTCGGCCCTGACGGGGAGAGGTGTGAACCGGATTTTAGAGCTCGTGGATTACGTTGCTGAACAGCGGGGAAAAAGGATTGGTACCGGAAATCTGAATAGCTGGCTAAATGAGTCAATTTATCTTAATCCCCCTCCGTCACCGAAGGGGCAGGAATTAAAATTTTACTACGTTGTTCAGGCCGGGACGAAACCTCCTGTCTTCGTTTTTTTCGTAAATGACCCTGCACTCGTTCATTTTTCTTATAAGCGCTATCTCGAGAACCAGCTTAGAAAAACTTATGGTTATGAAGGGATTCCTATCCGGTTGGTCTTTCGTGCCAGGCGTAAACGATAA
- the plsY gene encoding glycerol-3-phosphate 1-O-acyltransferase PlsY, giving the protein MHFFLLLAGSYLLGAVPFGYLFGRLKGIDLRAHGSGNIGTTNAFRVLGRKAGIVIFLCDFTKGLIPAFLGETLLGPGWGVAAGLAAIIGHNWSVFLGFRGGRGVATGAGVVLALMPEVILLAFGIWVVVVFLTGYISLASIVAALSVPVIAFFLHEPLIYFLFAIPAPLFIVIKHLPNIRRLQKGTETRIRFR; this is encoded by the coding sequence GTGCATTTCTTTTTGCTTCTTGCAGGGAGTTATTTGCTCGGAGCGGTTCCTTTTGGTTATCTTTTTGGAAGGCTTAAAGGTATTGACCTGCGCGCTCACGGGAGCGGCAACATTGGGACCACCAATGCCTTTCGCGTGCTGGGGCGAAAAGCGGGGATTGTCATCTTTCTTTGTGACTTTACAAAGGGCTTGATTCCGGCGTTTTTGGGAGAAACACTCTTGGGACCGGGATGGGGTGTCGCGGCAGGGCTGGCTGCAATAATCGGCCATAACTGGTCAGTTTTTCTCGGTTTCCGGGGCGGTCGGGGGGTTGCCACGGGCGCCGGGGTGGTCCTTGCTCTGATGCCGGAAGTAATTTTGCTGGCTTTCGGGATCTGGGTGGTTGTTGTTTTTCTCACCGGTTACATCTCCCTGGCATCAATTGTTGCCGCTTTGTCTGTCCCTGTGATTGCCTTCTTTTTACATGAACCTTTGATTTACTTTTTGTTTGCAATTCCCGCCCCCCTTTTTATTGTTATTAAGCATCTACCTAATATTCGCCGCCTCCAGAAGGGTACCGAAACCCGGATTCGTTTTCGATAA
- a CDS encoding NAD(P)H-dependent glycerol-3-phosphate dehydrogenase, which yields MGEQIAILGAGSWGTALAVHLAAKGGAVRLWARSPEMARQLSESRENQKYLPGVYLSVSIEVSSDLPLVLKDAEVVILAVPSQCIREVARLTRSFIHPRCYLVNAAKGLENNTCLRLSQVLCEELPEFTGRLTVLSGPSHAEEVSRGIPTAVVVAAQDQKAAEYIQDVFMASSFRVYTNSDLVGVELGGALKNIIALGAGIAEGLGFGDNTKAALITRGLTEIARLGVALGANPLTFLGLTGVGDLVVTATSMHSRNRRAGILLGQGFALQEALQKVGMVVEGITTTSAACKLASRCGIEMPITEQTYQVLFAGLPPQVAVSNLMLRSKRHEVEEVFSNRIGWTI from the coding sequence TTGGGAGAACAGATTGCCATTCTGGGGGCAGGGAGTTGGGGTACGGCCCTTGCTGTTCATCTTGCTGCCAAGGGGGGAGCGGTTAGGCTCTGGGCGCGGTCCCCGGAGATGGCCCGGCAACTTTCGGAAAGCCGGGAAAACCAGAAATATTTACCTGGAGTTTATCTCTCCGTTAGCATCGAAGTCAGCTCAGACCTTCCGCTGGTCCTTAAAGATGCGGAGGTCGTTATTCTTGCTGTTCCTTCACAATGCATCCGGGAAGTGGCAAGATTGACCCGTTCTTTTATCCACCCGCGGTGCTACCTGGTTAATGCTGCCAAAGGCCTGGAAAACAACACTTGTCTCCGCCTTTCACAGGTACTTTGCGAAGAATTGCCCGAATTTACCGGACGGTTGACGGTACTTTCCGGGCCAAGCCACGCTGAAGAAGTAAGCCGGGGGATACCTACTGCCGTAGTAGTTGCGGCGCAGGACCAGAAGGCCGCCGAATATATTCAAGATGTCTTTATGGCTTCAAGTTTTCGGGTTTATACGAATTCCGACCTGGTGGGGGTAGAGCTTGGGGGCGCGTTAAAGAATATCATTGCGCTTGGAGCGGGGATTGCCGAGGGTTTAGGCTTTGGGGATAATACCAAGGCGGCCTTGATAACGCGAGGTTTAACAGAAATTGCTCGCCTGGGTGTAGCCCTGGGCGCTAATCCCCTCACCTTTCTTGGACTTACAGGAGTAGGAGACCTGGTCGTGACCGCGACGAGTATGCACAGCAGGAACAGACGGGCGGGGATTCTTTTAGGCCAGGGGTTCGCTCTTCAAGAAGCCCTCCAAAAAGTGGGGATGGTCGTTGAAGGGATAACGACTACCAGCGCTGCATGCAAGCTTGCCTCTCGCTGCGGAATTGAAATGCCGATTACAGAACAAACCTACCAGGTTCTTTTCGCCGGTTTACCACCGCAAGTTGCTGTTTCAAACTTGATGTTAAGATCCAAGCGTCATGAGGTGGAAGAGGTATTCTCGAACCGAATCGGTTGGACAATCTAG
- the spoIVA gene encoding stage IV sporulation protein A, whose translation MESLNIFRDIAERTGGDVYLGIVGPVRTGKSTFIKRFMELLVLPNIVNPHDRERAKDELPQSGAGRMIMTVEPKFIPKEAVEISIKNGLKMKVRMVDCVGYTVEGALGYEDEESVPRMVMTPWFEEAIPFQDAAEIGTRKVIADHSTIGIVILTDGTITEIPRENYLESEQRVIEELKELGKPFIVILNSLYPEALETVELVRSLEEKHDVSVLPLNCAEMSQDDILNILQEALYEFPVQEVSVNLPRWVEELEMMHWLRQDFERAIREAVQSVNRIRDIDRAVEQIRENEFVASATLEDINLGTGVAVVDVRAREELFYKVLEEVSGLSVTGDHDILRLMRDLSRASSELEKVAPALEEVRETGYGVVAPSLDEMILEEPELIRQGSRFGVRLKASAPSLHIIRADITTEITPIIGTEKQCEELVRYMLEEFEDDPQKIWQKDIFGKSLHELVREGIQNKLHRMPENAQSKLQETVQRIVNEGSGGLICIII comes from the coding sequence ATGGAAAGTCTTAATATTTTTCGTGATATTGCAGAAAGAACCGGCGGGGACGTTTACCTGGGTATCGTGGGACCTGTTCGGACCGGAAAGTCAACTTTTATTAAACGTTTTATGGAGCTGTTGGTATTACCTAACATTGTGAACCCTCACGATCGGGAAAGGGCAAAGGACGAACTACCCCAGAGCGGCGCCGGGAGAATGATCATGACCGTAGAGCCGAAGTTTATTCCTAAAGAAGCTGTAGAAATTTCTATTAAAAATGGACTCAAAATGAAGGTGAGAATGGTTGATTGCGTGGGGTATACGGTCGAAGGTGCTTTGGGGTATGAAGATGAAGAGAGCGTTCCCCGGATGGTCATGACACCGTGGTTTGAAGAGGCAATTCCTTTTCAGGATGCAGCAGAAATCGGAACGCGAAAGGTAATTGCAGATCATTCAACAATTGGGATCGTTATTTTAACCGACGGTACAATTACAGAGATCCCCAGAGAGAATTACCTGGAATCCGAACAAAGAGTGATCGAAGAGCTAAAAGAACTGGGCAAACCTTTTATTGTCATTCTTAATTCACTTTATCCCGAAGCTTTAGAAACGGTAGAACTCGTGAGAAGTCTCGAGGAAAAGCATGACGTTTCCGTACTGCCGCTGAACTGTGCAGAAATGAGCCAGGATGATATTTTAAATATTTTACAGGAGGCCCTCTACGAGTTTCCCGTTCAGGAGGTTAGCGTTAATCTGCCCCGCTGGGTTGAAGAACTTGAGATGATGCACTGGTTGCGTCAAGACTTTGAACGTGCCATCCGGGAGGCGGTTCAGAGCGTAAACAGGATTCGAGATATTGACAGGGCAGTGGAACAAATTCGGGAGAACGAGTTTGTGGCTTCGGCAACACTTGAGGATATCAACCTGGGGACCGGCGTGGCGGTGGTTGATGTCAGGGCCCGGGAAGAACTTTTCTACAAAGTGCTTGAAGAAGTAAGTGGGCTTTCGGTAACTGGAGATCACGACATTCTCCGGTTAATGCGGGACCTGAGCAGGGCCAGTTCGGAGTTAGAAAAAGTGGCTCCTGCACTGGAAGAAGTACGTGAAACCGGATATGGGGTTGTAGCACCAAGTCTCGATGAGATGATTTTAGAAGAACCGGAACTGATCCGGCAAGGGAGTCGTTTCGGGGTACGATTAAAAGCAAGTGCACCCTCCCTTCATATTATTAGAGCCGATATCACTACCGAAATTACTCCGATCATAGGAACAGAAAAGCAGTGTGAAGAACTTGTTCGGTACATGCTGGAAGAATTTGAAGATGATCCTCAGAAGATCTGGCAAAAGGATATTTTCGGAAAATCCCTGCACGAATTGGTGAGAGAGGGAATCCAAAATAAGCTGCATCGAATGCCTGAAAATGCGCAATCCAAGCTCCAGGAAACGGTACAGCGGATTGTGAACGAGGGGAGCGGGGGGCTTATTTGTATCATTATTTAA
- a CDS encoding homoserine dehydrogenase, with translation MEEVIGIGLLGAGTVGSGVVKLLQENALQIMQRVGKRVEIKKVLERDPEKPRLLGIPKERVTNDFEAVLKDPEVQIIVELLGGSEPARRYIKEALRQGKHVVTANKDVVAAYGKELFEAAEQGHADFCFEASVGGGIPVIRILKESLAANKIEEVIGIVNGTTNYILTRMSEEESDFTTALQAAQSAGYAEADPTADIEGYDAARKIAILASIAFNTRVTPDDVFVEGIAKITPEDINYARELGYVIKLLAIARAREEEIEARVHPAFLPQDHPLASVRGVFNAIFIKGNAVGETMFYGQGAGQMPTASAVVGDIMEIIRNIESASTGRFSCTCFLTRKIRSRGRISSKYYVRLIVKDQPGVLASIAGVFGNHQVSLASVIQKRTLTLSGEMMAEIVVITHEVQEQNIQDALTIIKGLSIVGSIENVIRVEGSRRV, from the coding sequence ATGGAAGAAGTTATCGGCATCGGACTGCTGGGAGCAGGGACTGTTGGTTCGGGTGTGGTCAAGTTGCTTCAGGAAAACGCGCTGCAGATTATGCAGCGCGTCGGGAAACGGGTCGAAATCAAAAAAGTTTTGGAGCGGGACCCGGAAAAACCGCGCCTTTTAGGGATACCGAAAGAACGTGTCACAAATGATTTTGAAGCTGTTTTAAAAGATCCGGAGGTTCAGATAATTGTCGAACTGCTGGGCGGCAGCGAACCTGCGCGGCGCTACATCAAGGAGGCGTTACGGCAGGGGAAGCACGTAGTTACAGCAAATAAAGACGTTGTGGCAGCCTACGGGAAAGAATTATTTGAAGCGGCGGAGCAGGGACATGCCGATTTTTGCTTTGAAGCCAGTGTGGGCGGCGGAATTCCCGTAATCCGCATTTTAAAAGAAAGTTTGGCAGCCAATAAAATCGAAGAGGTAATTGGGATTGTCAACGGTACGACAAATTATATTCTCACCCGGATGAGCGAGGAAGAATCGGACTTTACGACTGCACTTCAAGCCGCCCAATCGGCCGGGTACGCCGAGGCGGACCCAACTGCTGATATTGAAGGATATGATGCCGCCCGGAAGATCGCGATTTTGGCTTCTATTGCTTTCAATACTCGTGTTACTCCTGATGATGTCTTCGTCGAGGGAATTGCTAAAATTACTCCCGAAGATATTAACTACGCCCGGGAGCTTGGTTATGTAATTAAACTCCTCGCGATTGCCAGGGCGCGCGAGGAAGAAATTGAAGCGCGCGTTCATCCCGCATTTCTTCCCCAGGACCATCCCCTGGCTTCTGTCCGCGGGGTATTTAACGCGATTTTTATTAAGGGCAACGCGGTAGGAGAAACGATGTTTTATGGTCAGGGAGCAGGCCAGATGCCTACTGCGAGCGCCGTTGTGGGAGATATCATGGAAATTATTCGTAATATCGAGAGCGCCAGTACAGGACGTTTTTCCTGTACATGTTTTTTAACAAGAAAGATCCGGTCTCGGGGCAGAATTTCGAGCAAGTACTACGTCCGTTTAATTGTAAAAGATCAGCCCGGTGTTCTTGCAAGTATTGCGGGAGTTTTCGGTAACCACCAGGTAAGCCTTGCCTCTGTAATTCAGAAAAGGACACTGACTCTTTCCGGGGAAATGATGGCTGAAATTGTTGTTATCACCCATGAGGTTCAAGAACAGAACATCCAGGACGCACTTACCATTATCAAGGGCCTTTCTATTGTCGGTTCAATTGAGAATGTCATCCGGGTGGAAGGGAGCAGGCGAGTATGA
- the thrC gene encoding threonine synthase has product MIWQGVIKAYSPFLPVTEKTPVVTLYEGNTILLPASRLSRRLNIDLYLKFEGQNPTGSFKDRGMTVAVSKALENGARAVMCASTGNTSASAAAFAARAGIKCIVLVPDGYIALGKLAQALIYGAEVIAIQGNFDAALQLVRKITQDYPLTLVNSLNPHRIEGQKTAAFEVCDQLGFAPDYLALPVGNAGNITAYWKGFQEYCAAGRTDQTPRMLGFQAAGAAPIVRGEMVLEPQTVATAIRIGNPASWQGALQAVRESDGRIKMVTDEEILAAYQLIAREEGLFVEPASAAALAGVIGLAGEGFFPPTSRVVCIMTGHGLKDPDTTLRTCHLQPAVVPAREEMVLDILRKINVL; this is encoded by the coding sequence ATGATCTGGCAGGGGGTAATTAAAGCCTACTCTCCTTTTCTTCCTGTAACCGAAAAGACCCCGGTGGTAACCCTTTATGAAGGAAATACGATCTTGCTCCCCGCTTCTCGTCTCTCCAGGCGCCTTAATATCGATCTTTATCTTAAGTTTGAGGGTCAAAATCCTACCGGCTCCTTCAAGGACCGGGGGATGACCGTAGCTGTGAGTAAAGCCCTGGAAAACGGGGCGCGGGCGGTGATGTGTGCATCGACCGGAAATACGTCGGCCTCCGCTGCTGCTTTTGCGGCGCGGGCGGGGATCAAGTGCATTGTCCTGGTGCCTGACGGTTATATTGCTCTGGGAAAGCTTGCTCAGGCATTAATCTACGGGGCGGAGGTTATTGCAATTCAAGGCAATTTTGACGCCGCTCTGCAACTTGTACGCAAAATTACACAAGATTATCCCCTCACTCTGGTCAATTCTCTTAACCCCCACCGGATCGAAGGCCAAAAAACAGCAGCCTTCGAGGTATGCGACCAGTTGGGTTTTGCCCCTGATTACCTAGCGCTTCCGGTGGGAAACGCGGGTAATATTACAGCCTACTGGAAAGGGTTTCAGGAATACTGCGCGGCGGGACGCACGGATCAAACCCCCCGGATGTTGGGTTTTCAGGCAGCAGGCGCGGCTCCGATTGTGCGCGGGGAGATGGTGCTCGAACCTCAAACCGTCGCGACCGCAATTCGCATTGGAAATCCTGCCAGCTGGCAGGGCGCTTTGCAAGCAGTTCGAGAGTCTGACGGAAGAATCAAGATGGTCACAGACGAAGAAATCCTCGCCGCTTATCAACTGATTGCCAGGGAGGAGGGGCTTTTTGTCGAACCGGCTTCGGCCGCGGCCCTAGCCGGGGTGATTGGGCTCGCGGGAGAAGGCTTTTTCCCTCCAACCAGCCGGGTTGTGTGCATTATGACGGGGCATGGCTTAAAAGACCCGGATACAACCCTGCGAACCTGTCACCTCCAGCCTGCGGTGGTTCCCGCGCGGGAAGAGATGGTCCTGGATATTTTGCGAAAAATTAACGTTCTATGA